The following are encoded in a window of Kaistia algarum genomic DNA:
- a CDS encoding heme-degrading domain-containing protein codes for MSDDEALLQDLLDQEKRFVFDRFDNDMAIALGTKIIARARQDGLAVAVDVSRGEQRLFYAALAGTSADNEFWVAGKNAVVRRFGHSSFYVGQRARVRGVDFATSQLVDGRDFRAHGGAFPIIVRGVGVVGTATVSGLPQAEDHKLVVTVIEEFLAELGTGEARAEVWTA; via the coding sequence ATGAGCGACGACGAAGCCTTGCTGCAGGACTTGCTCGACCAGGAAAAGCGGTTCGTCTTCGACCGCTTCGACAATGACATGGCGATCGCGCTCGGGACGAAGATCATCGCGCGGGCGCGCCAGGACGGGCTCGCCGTCGCCGTCGATGTCTCGCGCGGCGAACAGCGCCTTTTCTACGCCGCGCTCGCCGGTACCTCGGCTGACAATGAGTTCTGGGTGGCCGGCAAGAACGCCGTGGTACGGCGCTTCGGCCATTCGTCCTTCTATGTCGGCCAACGCGCCCGCGTCCGCGGCGTCGACTTTGCCACGAGCCAGTTGGTGGATGGACGCGACTTCCGCGCCCATGGCGGAGCCTTCCCGATCATCGTCCGCGGGGTCGGCGTCGTCGGTACCGCCACCGTCTCCGGACTGCCGCAGGCCGAGGATCACAAGCTGGTCGTGACCGTGATCGAGGAATTCCTCGCCGAACTCGGCACCGGCGAGGCCCGCGCCGAAGTCTGGACTGCGTAA
- a CDS encoding DUF3830 family protein: MSKLKITAGPFTFYGKFEEEAAPKTVAKFKTLLPYKEKLIHVRWSGEGCWIPLGELDLGLSYENHTSHPAPGEFILYPGGISETEILLAYGGVDFASKVGQLAGNHFITITEGRENLAALGKMTLWQGAQDIVIEWA, encoded by the coding sequence ATGAGCAAGCTGAAGATCACCGCCGGCCCTTTCACCTTCTACGGCAAGTTCGAGGAAGAGGCGGCGCCGAAGACGGTGGCGAAGTTCAAGACGCTTTTGCCCTACAAGGAGAAGCTGATCCATGTGCGGTGGAGCGGCGAAGGCTGCTGGATCCCGCTGGGCGAGCTCGATCTCGGCCTGTCTTATGAGAACCACACCAGCCACCCGGCCCCCGGCGAGTTCATTCTCTATCCGGGCGGCATCAGCGAGACGGAGATCCTGCTCGCCTATGGTGGCGTCGATTTCGCCTCCAAGGTCGGCCAGCTCGCCGGGAACCATTTCATTACGATCACCGAAGGCCGCGAGAATCTGGCGGCGCTCGGCAAGATGACGCTGTGGCAGGGTGCGCAGGACATCGTGATCGAATGGGCCTGA
- a CDS encoding DUF429 domain-containing protein, producing the protein MAETGHVAGVDGCKGGWIAVIVPETGPPEAIVLVTARFADILDHWLRPQIVAVDMPIGLPDFIGPNGRGPEKAVRRHLGARQSSVFAVPSRASVFTSDYREACSVAAASSSPPRKVSRQCYGLFPKIREIDALMTPALEQRVFEVHPELAFWRLNGEQPMSLPKTIRSETSWPGVEQRRRLLEARGFDPAFLAAIPRGAAPDDLVDAAASAWIARRIRSGEARSFPEEPERDGRGLRMAIWA; encoded by the coding sequence ATGGCTGAGACCGGCCATGTGGCCGGCGTCGATGGCTGCAAGGGCGGCTGGATCGCCGTCATCGTGCCCGAGACTGGCCCGCCGGAGGCGATCGTCCTCGTCACGGCGCGCTTCGCCGATATTCTCGACCACTGGCTGCGACCACAGATCGTCGCCGTCGATATGCCGATCGGCCTGCCCGACTTCATTGGCCCGAACGGACGCGGCCCGGAGAAGGCGGTGCGCAGGCACCTCGGCGCGCGGCAATCTTCCGTCTTCGCGGTCCCATCGCGAGCATCGGTGTTCACGTCCGACTACCGCGAGGCCTGCTCGGTCGCGGCGGCGAGTTCAAGCCCGCCCCGCAAGGTTTCCCGCCAATGCTACGGCCTCTTCCCGAAAATTCGCGAGATCGACGCCCTGATGACGCCGGCGCTCGAGCAGCGCGTCTTCGAGGTCCATCCCGAACTTGCCTTCTGGCGCCTGAACGGCGAGCAGCCGATGAGCCTGCCGAAGACCATACGGAGCGAAACGTCCTGGCCCGGCGTCGAGCAACGGCGCCGCCTGCTGGAAGCCCGCGGCTTCGATCCCGCGTTCCTGGCCGCCATCCCGCGCGGCGCGGCCCCTGACGATCTGGTGGATGCGGCGGCGAGCGCCTGGATCGCCCGTCGGATCCGCTCCGGCGAGGCCCGCTCCTTCCCCGAGGAGCCTGAGCGTGACGGACGCGGCCTGCGAATGGCCATCTGGGCCTGA
- the pdxY gene encoding pyridoxal kinase: MPLSSKPAILVATSTVVRGSVGGRAAVFALERLGFPVWSIQTVTLPWHPGQGRASRVIPDEAAFATLIDDLVASPRLGEIGGILTGYLGAASQAAALVRLIDAVKAARPDALYLCDPVMGDNGALYVPQATAEAIRDQLAPRADILTPNRTELAFLTGRSLEQREALIEAARALHRPTIAVTSAASEADATETLLISDQALVAAHHARIEGAVPKGAGDLFAALLLGRLLGGNSDREALRLATGGVLAALEAAQRLGTDELPLAAMQDELVTPRGTVTIHG; the protein is encoded by the coding sequence ATGCCGCTTTCCTCGAAGCCCGCCATCCTCGTCGCCACCAGCACGGTCGTCCGTGGCTCGGTCGGTGGCCGCGCCGCCGTCTTCGCCTTGGAGCGGCTCGGCTTCCCGGTCTGGTCGATCCAGACCGTCACCCTCCCCTGGCATCCCGGCCAGGGCCGCGCCAGTCGTGTCATCCCGGATGAGGCCGCGTTCGCGACGCTGATCGACGATCTTGTCGCCTCGCCCCGCCTCGGCGAGATCGGCGGTATCCTGACCGGATATCTGGGCGCGGCGAGCCAGGCCGCCGCCCTCGTGCGGCTGATCGATGCGGTCAAGGCCGCACGGCCCGACGCCCTCTACCTTTGTGATCCGGTGATGGGCGACAATGGCGCGCTCTATGTGCCGCAGGCGACGGCGGAGGCCATCCGCGACCAGCTGGCTCCCCGCGCCGACATCCTGACGCCGAACCGGACGGAGCTCGCCTTTTTGACCGGACGATCGCTGGAACAGCGGGAGGCGCTGATCGAAGCGGCCCGCGCGCTCCACCGTCCCACGATTGCCGTGACCTCGGCGGCGTCCGAGGCCGATGCGACGGAGACGCTGCTGATCTCGGACCAGGCGCTGGTCGCCGCCCATCACGCGCGGATCGAAGGCGCCGTCCCGAAAGGTGCCGGCGACCTCTTCGCCGCCCTGCTGCTGGGCCGACTCCTCGGAGGCAATAGCGACAGGGAGGCGCTTCGCCTGGCGACGGGTGGCGTGCTGGCGGCGCTGGAAGCCGCGCAGAGGCTCGGCACCGACGAATTGCCGCTCGCGGCGATGCAGGATGAACTGGTGACGCCTCGCGGCACTGTGACGATCCATGGCTGA
- a CDS encoding HpcH/HpaI aldolase/citrate lyase family protein, producing the protein MKSAIPRRTALYVPGSNPRALDKATGLDADVVILDLEDAVAPEAKSEARARVASRLGEWVGQPGAPEWVVRINGLSTPFGRDDLAAIVRAAPDAILLPKVSVAADIERLRACIVDLGGVPERTRLWAMIETPRAVLDPLAIVAAAAGEPRLEALVLGLNDLSQETGTRQIRGRGPMLPWMMSTLAAARVAGLAILDGVYTDLADMAGFTEECAMARDCGFDGKTVIHPSQIAPANDAFSPTASEISDARQIVDAFADPENAGRGVLTVGGKMVERLHGELAARTLSFAAVIDSRTKARRKS; encoded by the coding sequence ATGAAGTCCGCCATTCCGCGTCGTACTGCGCTCTATGTTCCCGGATCGAACCCGCGCGCGCTGGACAAGGCCACGGGACTCGACGCCGATGTCGTGATCCTCGATCTTGAAGATGCGGTCGCGCCGGAGGCGAAGTCCGAGGCGCGGGCGCGCGTTGCCTCGCGGCTCGGTGAGTGGGTCGGCCAGCCGGGGGCGCCGGAATGGGTGGTGCGGATCAACGGGCTGAGCACGCCTTTCGGCCGCGACGATCTGGCAGCGATCGTCCGCGCAGCGCCCGACGCCATCCTGCTGCCGAAGGTCTCCGTCGCCGCGGATATCGAGCGGCTGCGCGCTTGCATCGTCGATCTGGGCGGCGTCCCCGAGCGGACGCGCCTCTGGGCGATGATCGAGACGCCGCGCGCCGTGCTCGATCCGCTGGCGATCGTGGCGGCCGCCGCCGGCGAACCGCGGCTAGAGGCGCTGGTGCTCGGGCTCAACGATCTGTCGCAGGAGACGGGCACGCGCCAGATCCGGGGCCGGGGGCCGATGCTGCCCTGGATGATGAGCACGCTGGCCGCGGCGCGGGTCGCGGGTCTCGCCATACTCGACGGGGTCTATACGGATCTGGCCGATATGGCCGGCTTTACCGAGGAGTGCGCCATGGCGCGCGATTGCGGCTTTGACGGCAAGACGGTGATCCATCCTTCCCAGATCGCCCCGGCGAATGACGCCTTCTCGCCGACGGCTTCTGAAATTTCTGATGCCCGGCAGATCGTCGATGCCTTCGCGGATCCGGAGAATGCCGGTCGCGGCGTGCTCACGGTGGGTGGCAAGATGGTCGAGAGGCTGCATGGCGAACTCGCCGCGAGGACCCTCTCGTTCGCCGCCGTGATCGATTCGCGGACAAAAGCGCGTCGCAAGTCCTGA
- a CDS encoding DUF2147 domain-containing protein — protein sequence MRKLIFAAASVAFLASGVSAFAADQIEGTVQKADPASGTLVLQSGQSFQFANGSVLYGLLPGQPVGVSYNGTQGVGAFNPHPASADNSDAY from the coding sequence ATGCGCAAGCTCATCTTCGCCGCGGCCTCGGTCGCTTTCCTCGCTTCGGGCGTCTCGGCCTTTGCCGCTGACCAGATCGAAGGCACCGTCCAGAAGGCCGACCCGGCCTCCGGCACGCTGGTTCTTCAGTCGGGCCAGAGCTTCCAGTTCGCCAATGGCTCGGTTCTCTATGGCCTGCTTCCGGGCCAGCCCGTCGGCGTATCCTATAACGGTACGCAGGGCGTCGGTGCCTTCAACCCGCATCCGGCCAGCGCCGATAACAGCGACGCTTACTAG
- the leuD gene encoding 3-isopropylmalate dehydratase small subunit — protein sequence MEKFTTMTGIAAPLPLINIDTDMIIPKDYLKTIKRTGLGKGLFAEMRYLDDGSENPDFVLNKPAYRDATILVAGDNFGCGSSREHAPWALLDHGIRCVISTSFADIFYNNCFNNGILPIRVSKEDLDNLFDDADRGANSRITVDLAAQEIRGPDGGVVHFDIDSERKEKLLSGLDDIGTTMVKAPEIARFEEATTAARPWA from the coding sequence ATGGAAAAGTTTACGACAATGACCGGGATCGCGGCGCCGTTGCCCCTGATCAATATCGACACGGACATGATCATCCCGAAGGACTATCTGAAGACGATCAAGCGCACCGGCCTCGGCAAGGGCCTCTTCGCCGAAATGCGCTATCTCGACGATGGCAGCGAGAACCCGGATTTTGTGCTCAACAAGCCGGCCTATCGCGACGCGACCATTCTCGTTGCCGGCGACAATTTCGGCTGCGGCTCCTCACGCGAACATGCGCCCTGGGCGCTGCTGGACCACGGCATACGCTGCGTGATCTCCACGTCCTTCGCGGACATCTTTTATAATAACTGCTTCAACAACGGCATCCTGCCGATCCGCGTATCGAAGGAAGACCTCGACAATCTGTTCGACGACGCCGATCGCGGCGCCAATTCGCGCATCACGGTCGATCTGGCGGCGCAGGAAATCCGCGGGCCGGATGGAGGCGTGGTCCATTTCGACATCGATTCCGAGCGCAAGGAGAAGCTCCTCAGCGGTCTCGACGATATCGGCACCACGATGGTCAAGGCGCCGGAAATCGCCCGTTTCGAGGAAGCCACCACGGCGGCGCGTCCCTGGGCCTGA
- a CDS encoding metallopeptidase family protein, with translation MKGDDLRSLKAPSLDDFERLGREALASLPEAFRRLIGDIEIRVDEFPTEEVLESLGIESEFDLMGLFHGVGLAHASAVGYTGSMPNRIWLYRRPILDYWAEHDETLDAVISHVLIHEIGHHFGLSDDDMEAIEEATD, from the coding sequence ATGAAGGGCGACGATCTGCGCTCACTGAAGGCCCCCTCGCTCGATGATTTCGAGCGGCTCGGCCGCGAAGCGCTCGCCTCGCTGCCGGAGGCATTTCGCCGCCTCATCGGCGACATCGAGATTCGCGTCGACGAATTCCCGACCGAGGAAGTCCTCGAAAGCCTCGGTATCGAATCCGAGTTCGACCTGATGGGCCTCTTCCACGGCGTCGGCCTCGCCCACGCCTCGGCGGTTGGCTACACCGGCTCGATGCCGAACCGGATCTGGCTCTATCGCCGCCCGATCCTGGACTATTGGGCCGAACACGACGAAACGCTCGACGCGGTGATCAGCCATGTGCTGATCCACGAAATCGGCCACCATTTCGGCCTCTCCGACGACGACATGGAAGCCATCGAAGAAGCCACGGACTGA
- the leuC gene encoding 3-isopropylmalate dehydratase large subunit, translating to MTNPAKPRTVYDKIWDDHVIEQTPDGTAILYVDRHLVHEVTSPQAFEGLRVAGRRVHQPGKTLAVVDHNVPTTDRSHGIENPESALQVATLAENAADFGVEYYSELDHRQGIVHIVGPEQGFTLPGMTIVCGDSHTSTHGAFGALAHGIGTSEVEHVLATQTLIQKKAKNMRITVDGKRPDGVTAKDIILAIIGEIGTAGGTGHVMEYAGEAIRDLSMEGRMTVCNMSIEGGARAGLIAPDEKTFAYIKGRPKAPTGATWDAALRYWEKLVSDEGAHFDTEIRLDAAKLPPIVTWGSSPEDVVSITGVVPNPDEIADENKRSSKWRALDYMGLKPGTRMVDIPIERVFIGSCTNGRIEDLRAAASMIGDKRVREGVSAMVVPGSGLVKEQAEAEGLDAIFKAAGFEWREPGCSMCLAMNDDRLKPHERCASTSNRNFEGRQGFKGRTHLVSPQMAAAAAIAGHFVDIRDWR from the coding sequence ATGACCAACCCGGCCAAACCGCGCACCGTCTACGACAAGATCTGGGATGACCACGTCATCGAGCAGACGCCCGATGGCACCGCCATCCTCTATGTCGACCGCCATCTCGTGCATGAAGTGACCAGCCCGCAGGCCTTCGAGGGCCTCCGCGTCGCGGGCCGCAGGGTGCACCAGCCGGGCAAGACGCTCGCCGTGGTCGACCACAACGTGCCGACGACCGATCGCTCGCACGGCATTGAAAATCCGGAATCGGCGCTGCAGGTCGCGACCTTGGCCGAGAACGCCGCCGATTTCGGCGTCGAATATTACTCAGAGCTCGATCACCGCCAAGGCATCGTCCACATCGTCGGCCCCGAGCAGGGTTTCACCCTCCCCGGCATGACGATCGTCTGCGGCGACAGCCATACCTCGACGCATGGCGCCTTCGGTGCGCTCGCCCATGGCATCGGCACCTCGGAGGTCGAGCATGTGCTCGCCACGCAGACGCTGATCCAGAAGAAGGCGAAGAACATGCGGATCACCGTCGACGGCAAGCGGCCGGACGGCGTCACCGCCAAGGATATCATCCTCGCCATCATCGGCGAGATCGGCACGGCCGGCGGCACCGGCCATGTCATGGAATATGCCGGCGAGGCGATCCGCGACCTTTCCATGGAAGGCCGCATGACGGTCTGCAACATGTCGATCGAGGGTGGCGCCAGAGCCGGCCTGATCGCGCCGGACGAGAAGACCTTCGCCTATATCAAGGGCCGGCCGAAGGCGCCGACGGGCGCGACCTGGGATGCCGCGCTGCGCTATTGGGAGAAGCTCGTTTCCGACGAGGGCGCCCATTTCGACACCGAGATCCGCCTCGACGCGGCCAAGCTGCCCCCCATCGTTACCTGGGGCTCCTCGCCGGAGGACGTCGTCTCGATCACCGGCGTCGTGCCGAACCCGGACGAGATCGCCGACGAGAACAAGCGCTCTTCGAAGTGGCGTGCGCTTGACTATATGGGCCTGAAGCCGGGAACCCGCATGGTCGATATCCCGATCGAGCGGGTCTTCATCGGTTCCTGCACCAATGGCCGTATCGAAGATCTGCGCGCGGCTGCCTCCATGATCGGCGACAAGCGGGTGCGCGAGGGCGTCAGCGCCATGGTGGTGCCGGGCTCCGGTCTCGTGAAGGAACAGGCAGAAGCCGAAGGTCTCGACGCAATCTTCAAGGCGGCCGGCTTCGAATGGCGCGAGCCGGGCTGCTCGATGTGCCTGGCCATGAATGACGACCGGCTGAAACCGCATGAACGCTGCGCCTCGACCTCGAACCGCAATTTCGAGGGCCGGCAGGGCTTCAAGGGCCGCACCCATCTCGTCTCGCCGCAAATGGCGGCGGCGGCGGCGATCGCCGGCCATTTCGTCGACATTCGCGACTGGCGCTGA
- a CDS encoding class I SAM-dependent methyltransferase, producing the protein MDAFKRSNRENWNERADVHVLDRTGFYAVDAFLAGSDVLYPIESREIGDISGLKLAHFQCHIGIDTLCLARRGAIATGLDFSPRAIEHARELSQRSGIAADFVEGEVYDAPEHIGTGFDMVFTSWGTITWLDDINAWARAIAGVLKPGGRLYFADSHPGIMNHEQIGDVIRPHYDWRSLRERPERFDAPTTYTGDDTPLKVAHTFEWMRGVSDVVGSLLKAGMRLDFLREHEQLPFKLFPMMIDAGERMFALPAGIPRMPLALSLQATRKD; encoded by the coding sequence ATGGACGCCTTCAAGCGAAGCAATCGCGAGAACTGGAACGAGCGCGCCGATGTCCACGTGCTCGACCGCACGGGCTTCTATGCCGTCGATGCCTTTCTCGCCGGAAGCGATGTTCTCTATCCAATCGAGAGCCGCGAGATCGGCGACATTTCCGGCCTGAAGCTCGCCCATTTCCAGTGCCATATTGGCATCGACACGCTCTGCCTTGCCCGCCGCGGCGCCATCGCGACCGGCCTCGACTTCTCGCCGCGCGCGATCGAGCATGCACGGGAATTGTCGCAGCGCTCCGGCATCGCGGCCGATTTCGTCGAGGGCGAGGTCTATGACGCACCCGAGCATATCGGCACCGGCTTCGACATGGTGTTCACCAGTTGGGGCACCATCACCTGGCTCGACGACATCAACGCCTGGGCCCGCGCCATTGCCGGCGTCCTGAAGCCCGGCGGCCGGCTCTATTTCGCCGATAGCCATCCCGGCATCATGAATCACGAGCAGATCGGCGACGTCATCCGCCCGCATTATGACTGGCGCTCGCTTCGCGAGCGGCCGGAACGCTTCGACGCGCCGACGACCTATACAGGCGACGACACGCCTCTCAAGGTCGCCCATACCTTTGAATGGATGCGCGGCGTCTCGGACGTCGTCGGCTCGCTGCTCAAGGCTGGCATGCGGCTCGATTTCCTGCGCGAGCACGAGCAACTGCCCTTCAAGCTCTTTCCGATGATGATCGATGCGGGCGAGCGCATGTTCGCCCTGCCGGCTGGTATTCCGCGCATGCCGCTGGCGTTGTCGCTGCAGGCGACCCGCAAGGATTGA
- a CDS encoding cupin domain-containing protein has product MSETPTAEAIIALLGLEPHPEGGFYRQTFADGAQAGRPASTAIYFLLKAGTRSHWHRIDAVEIWHFYAGAPLRLDIAPDGGPIETIRLGPDLFAGERPQGVVPPFRWQSAESLGDWTLVGCTVAPGFRFENFELAPPDWSPA; this is encoded by the coding sequence ATGAGCGAAACGCCCACCGCCGAGGCGATCATCGCCCTGCTCGGCCTCGAACCACATCCCGAAGGCGGGTTCTATCGTCAGACTTTCGCGGATGGGGCACAGGCCGGACGGCCGGCTTCCACCGCGATCTATTTCCTTCTGAAGGCCGGAACGCGGTCGCACTGGCATCGGATCGATGCCGTCGAAATCTGGCACTTCTATGCAGGCGCGCCGCTGCGCCTCGACATCGCGCCGGATGGCGGGCCGATCGAGACGATCCGCCTCGGACCCGATCTTTTCGCCGGCGAGCGGCCGCAGGGCGTCGTGCCGCCGTTCCGCTGGCAATCGGCCGAAAGCCTCGGCGACTGGACGCTGGTCGGCTGCACGGTCGCGCCCGGGTTCCGCTTCGAGAATTTCGAGCTCGCCCCGCCGGATTGGTCCCCGGCCTGA
- the gloB gene encoding hydroxyacylglutathione hydrolase, with amino-acid sequence MALDIFLFPCLSDNYGVLVHDPVSGRTASIDVPDAKAVLDALQAKGWRLTDIFTTHHHVDHVQGNLELKAATGAVITGPAREADKIPGIDRTVREGDVIDFAGHPVEIFETPGHTLGHIVYYFPQDEVAFVADTLFALGCGRVFEGTLEEMWRSVEKVGALPADTKLYVGHEYTESNWRFAMTVDPTNQALIARGEVIRQLRAESKPTVPTNVAIERATNPYLRAATAELRQSMNLPNGTPAEVFAAIRTAKDNFKG; translated from the coding sequence ATGGCCCTCGACATCTTCCTGTTCCCCTGCCTGTCCGACAATTACGGCGTGCTGGTCCATGATCCGGTCAGCGGCAGGACCGCTTCCATCGACGTGCCGGACGCCAAGGCAGTTCTGGACGCCCTGCAGGCGAAGGGCTGGCGGCTGACCGACATCTTCACCACCCATCACCATGTCGATCATGTGCAGGGCAATCTGGAGCTGAAGGCCGCGACCGGCGCGGTCATCACCGGCCCGGCGCGCGAGGCCGACAAGATCCCCGGCATCGACCGCACCGTGCGCGAGGGCGACGTCATCGATTTCGCCGGTCACCCTGTAGAGATCTTCGAGACGCCCGGCCATACGCTCGGCCATATCGTCTATTACTTCCCGCAGGACGAGGTTGCCTTCGTCGCCGACACGCTGTTCGCGCTCGGCTGCGGCCGCGTCTTCGAGGGCACGCTTGAGGAAATGTGGCGCTCGGTCGAGAAGGTCGGCGCGCTGCCTGCCGACACGAAGCTCTATGTTGGTCACGAATATACCGAATCGAACTGGCGCTTCGCGATGACCGTCGATCCGACCAACCAGGCTCTGATCGCGCGCGGCGAGGTAATCCGCCAGCTCAGGGCCGAGAGCAAGCCGACGGTACCGACCAATGTCGCGATCGAGCGGGCGACCAACCCCTATCTGCGCGCCGCGACGGCGGAATTGCGCCAGTCGATGAACCTTCCGAACGGAACGCCGGCCGAGGTCTTCGCCGCGATCCGGACGGCCAAGGACAATTTCAAGGGATGA
- a CDS encoding class I SAM-dependent methyltransferase has translation MEEGHTISPDVVDLRSFYAERIGTVAQGLIAARIGALWPSTNSDRVVGIGYATPFLSAFAGGSERVLAFMPAAQGVMNWSADGGNLAALVHEDTLPLSDASVDRILAVHCLETTANVRDLLKELWRVLCPGGRLIIVVPNRRGIWARVERTPFGYGRPFSRSQISSLLRETLFSEIAWSGALFGPPLKSRLFLRSGRNWDRVGRLLWPAFPGVLIVEATKLVYQGLPARRTSRKVALKPALIPAGSGAGQLRRTR, from the coding sequence TTGGAGGAAGGGCATACGATCTCGCCCGACGTGGTGGATCTGCGCAGCTTCTATGCCGAGCGGATCGGCACGGTGGCGCAGGGCCTGATCGCGGCGCGGATCGGCGCGCTGTGGCCGTCGACCAATAGCGACCGCGTCGTCGGCATCGGCTATGCGACGCCGTTCCTCTCTGCCTTTGCGGGAGGGTCCGAGCGCGTCCTCGCCTTCATGCCGGCAGCGCAGGGTGTGATGAACTGGTCCGCGGACGGCGGCAATCTCGCAGCCCTGGTGCATGAGGATACGCTTCCGCTCAGCGACGCTTCGGTCGATCGCATCCTCGCCGTACATTGCCTGGAGACGACGGCGAATGTGCGGGATCTATTGAAAGAGCTCTGGCGCGTCCTGTGCCCTGGCGGCCGGCTGATCATCGTCGTGCCGAACCGGCGCGGCATATGGGCCCGCGTCGAGCGTACTCCCTTCGGCTATGGCCGCCCGTTCAGCCGCAGCCAGATTTCCAGCCTGCTGCGCGAGACCCTGTTCAGCGAGATCGCCTGGTCGGGCGCGCTGTTCGGGCCGCCGCTGAAGAGCCGCCTCTTCCTGCGCAGCGGCCGCAATTGGGACCGGGTCGGCCGCCTGCTTTGGCCGGCTTTTCCCGGTGTCCTCATCGTCGAGGCGACCAAGCTCGTCTATCAGGGGCTGCCGGCGCGCCGCACCAGCCGCAAGGTCGCGCTGAAGCCGGCGCTGATCCCGGCGGGAAGCGGCGCCGGACAATTGCGGCGGACGCGGTGA
- a CDS encoding aldo/keto reductase, translating into MKKRALGRTGIDIAPLVLGTNVFGWTADEPTAFRLLDAFIDHGFNAIDTADVYSSWAPGNKGGESETIIGNWLKARPGIRDKVVVMTKVGSDLGQPGKKGLSERWILQAAEESLARFGIDRIDVYFSHWPDAATPYEETLRAYEKLIAAGKVRSIGASNLDAAQLAEALDVAGRNGLPRYDVLQPEYNLFARSGFEGTLQDLCLSAEIGVVTYYSLASGFLTGKYRSEADLGQSPRGGGIASYMNDRGFAILATLDEVAAAHHANATEIALAWLMARPGVTAPIASATSVAQLQNFAKAAELTLTSEQIARLDATGP; encoded by the coding sequence GTGAAGAAGCGCGCGCTTGGACGGACCGGCATCGACATCGCCCCGCTGGTCCTGGGAACCAATGTTTTCGGGTGGACCGCCGACGAGCCGACCGCCTTCCGCCTGCTCGACGCCTTCATCGATCATGGCTTCAATGCGATCGACACGGCCGATGTCTATTCGTCCTGGGCGCCCGGCAACAAGGGCGGTGAATCCGAGACCATCATCGGCAATTGGCTCAAGGCGAGGCCAGGCATCCGCGACAAGGTTGTGGTCATGACCAAAGTCGGCTCCGACCTTGGTCAACCCGGCAAGAAGGGCCTCTCGGAGCGATGGATTCTGCAGGCTGCCGAGGAATCGCTCGCCCGGTTCGGCATCGACCGGATCGACGTCTATTTCTCCCATTGGCCGGACGCCGCGACGCCCTATGAGGAAACGCTCCGCGCCTATGAGAAGCTGATCGCGGCCGGCAAGGTCCGGTCGATCGGCGCTTCGAACCTCGACGCGGCGCAACTTGCCGAAGCGCTCGACGTCGCCGGGCGCAACGGCTTGCCGCGCTACGACGTGCTGCAGCCGGAATATAATCTCTTCGCCCGCTCGGGCTTCGAAGGCACGCTGCAGGACCTCTGCCTTTCCGCGGAAATCGGCGTCGTCACGTACTACAGCCTCGCCTCCGGCTTCCTGACCGGCAAATACCGATCGGAAGCCGATCTCGGCCAGAGCCCACGCGGCGGCGGCATAGCGTCCTACATGAACGATCGAGGCTTCGCGATTCTGGCCACTCTCGACGAGGTCGCCGCCGCACATCATGCGAACGCCACGGAGATCGCCCTCGCATGGTTGATGGCCAGGCCCGGCGTCACGGCTCCGATCGCCAGCGCCACGAGCGTGGCGCAATTGCAGAATTTTGCCAAAGCCGCAGAATTGACGCTGACCAGCGAGCAGATCGCCCGCCTCGACGCCACGGGCCCGTAG